A genomic window from Oceanobacillus timonensis includes:
- the pruA gene encoding L-glutamate gamma-semialdehyde dehydrogenase: MVLPFQHEPFTDFKKEENKKELEAALHSVRAELGKDYPLVINGENIYTEDKLVAINSAKKEEVVGNVSKATTEHVEQAFEAAVDAFETWRKVPAVDRAHVLFRAAAIVRRRKHEFSAWLIQDAGKPWNQADGDIAEGIDFLEYYGRQMLELAEGKHVEDRFTESNTYFYKAMGPGVVIPPWNFAFAIVCGTVAAPIVAGNPVLLKPSENTPVIAYKLVEAFEEAGLPKGVLNFVPGDPKEIGDYLVDHKDTHFINFTGSRATGVRIFERAAKIQEGQQHLKRVIAEMGGKDTIIVDETADLDLAAESIVHSAFGFSGQKCSACSRAIVHEDVYDEVIEKSIDIAKTLTVGNPSEENVYMASVINQAQFDKIKNYIEIGKDEGELAFGGETDDSKGYYVYPTIFKDLDPKARLMQEEIFGPVVAFAKAKDFDELLEIANNTEYGLTGAVISTNRAHLERAREDFHVGNLYFNRGCTAAIVGYQPFGGFKMSGTDSKAGGPDYLQHFLEAKNVTEQF; the protein is encoded by the coding sequence ATGGTATTACCATTTCAACATGAACCGTTTACAGACTTTAAGAAAGAAGAAAATAAGAAAGAGCTTGAGGCAGCTTTGCATTCTGTCCGTGCAGAATTAGGCAAAGATTATCCGCTTGTGATCAATGGAGAAAACATATATACAGAAGATAAATTGGTTGCGATTAATTCCGCTAAAAAGGAAGAAGTTGTCGGGAACGTATCCAAAGCAACAACGGAGCATGTAGAACAGGCTTTTGAGGCAGCAGTCGATGCTTTTGAAACATGGAGGAAAGTACCGGCAGTAGATCGCGCACATGTTTTATTCCGCGCTGCAGCCATCGTCCGGCGCCGGAAACATGAATTTTCTGCATGGTTGATTCAAGATGCCGGGAAACCGTGGAATCAGGCAGATGGAGATATTGCAGAAGGTATTGACTTTTTGGAATACTATGGCCGGCAGATGCTGGAGCTTGCTGAAGGAAAACATGTAGAAGATCGTTTTACAGAGAGTAATACCTATTTTTATAAAGCGATGGGACCAGGAGTGGTTATTCCGCCATGGAACTTTGCGTTTGCGATTGTGTGCGGGACAGTTGCAGCTCCAATTGTTGCTGGTAATCCTGTCTTATTAAAGCCTTCAGAAAACACACCGGTGATAGCTTATAAATTGGTAGAAGCATTCGAAGAGGCTGGGCTTCCAAAAGGTGTTTTAAATTTTGTGCCGGGGGATCCGAAAGAAATTGGAGATTATCTGGTTGACCATAAGGATACGCATTTTATTAACTTTACCGGATCAAGAGCAACGGGTGTCCGTATTTTCGAACGTGCAGCAAAAATCCAGGAAGGGCAGCAGCATCTGAAGCGTGTGATTGCTGAAATGGGTGGAAAGGATACGATTATTGTGGATGAAACAGCGGATTTAGATTTAGCTGCTGAATCCATTGTCCATTCGGCATTTGGTTTCTCCGGCCAAAAATGCTCTGCATGCTCCAGGGCTATTGTTCATGAGGATGTATACGACGAAGTCATTGAGAAATCCATCGACATTGCGAAAACATTAACAGTCGGCAATCCATCAGAAGAGAATGTGTATATGGCTTCTGTGATTAATCAGGCGCAATTTGATAAAATAAAAAACTATATTGAAATCGGAAAAGATGAGGGAGAGCTGGCTTTTGGAGGAGAAACCGATGATTCAAAAGGGTACTATGTCTATCCGACTATTTTCAAAGATCTTGATCCGAAAGCACGTCTGATGCAGGAAGAAATTTTTGGACCTGTTGTTGCCTTTGCAAAAGCAAAAGATTTTGATGAATTATTAGAGATTGCAAATAACACAGAATATGGTCTGACCGGCGCCGTCATTTCTACTAACCGTGCTCATTTAGAGCGCGCCCGGGAAGATTTTCATGTCGGCAACCTGTACTTTAACCGTGGCTGTACAGCAGCGATTGTCGGTTACCAGCCGTTCGGCGGCTTTAAAATGTCCGGCACTGATTCCAAAGCAGGGGGACCGGATTACCTGCAGCACTTTTTAGAGGCTAAAAATGTAACAGAACAGTTTTAA
- a CDS encoding proline dehydrogenase family protein, producing the protein MTSLTRNFFIGLSNNAILNKSAKKFGARFGADRFVAGTDFDAIIPVVRELNQKQISCTMDHLGEFVMDRAEATYAKEKIMRMLDQIHEEKLDCHISIKLTQLGLDIEESFCIENVEQIVEVANRYGIFVNIDMEKYIHYDKTLAILKQLCKKYSNVGTVIQTYLYDVERDLDGLEDVRLRIVKGAYKEDQTVAYASKKDIDDNFLWIAKKRLLKNTFTSIATHDHHIIETLKKFVDDHHISKDTFEFQMLYGFRVDMQHQLIKEGYRFCTYIPFGEDWFGYFMRRLAERPQNVNLLVKDVFYTEDNKMKKQPLIAGAAALTLLVCLGKRKKKA; encoded by the coding sequence ATGACGAGTTTAACGAGAAATTTCTTTATCGGATTATCCAATAATGCTATTTTAAATAAAAGTGCAAAAAAATTTGGCGCCCGTTTTGGAGCAGACCGCTTCGTAGCTGGTACTGATTTTGATGCGATTATTCCTGTTGTGAGGGAGTTGAATCAAAAACAGATATCTTGTACAATGGACCATCTCGGCGAGTTTGTTATGGATAGAGCAGAAGCCACGTATGCGAAAGAAAAAATCATGCGTATGCTGGACCAAATCCATGAGGAAAAATTAGATTGCCATATTTCGATTAAGCTGACACAATTGGGGTTAGACATTGAGGAATCCTTCTGCATTGAAAATGTAGAACAGATTGTAGAAGTGGCTAATAGGTATGGCATTTTTGTGAACATTGATATGGAAAAGTATATCCATTATGATAAAACGTTGGCTATTTTGAAACAGCTTTGCAAAAAATATTCCAATGTTGGGACGGTTATACAGACATACTTATATGATGTCGAGAGAGATTTAGATGGGTTAGAAGATGTACGGCTGCGGATTGTAAAAGGAGCTTACAAAGAGGACCAGACGGTGGCATATGCTTCTAAGAAAGATATTGATGATAATTTCTTATGGATAGCTAAAAAACGATTGCTTAAGAATACGTTTACTTCAATTGCAACACATGATCACCATATTATTGAAACACTCAAGAAATTTGTGGATGACCACCATATTTCAAAAGATACATTTGAATTTCAAATGCTCTATGGTTTTCGGGTCGATATGCAGCATCAACTAATCAAAGAAGGTTACCGCTTCTGTACGTATATTCCATTTGGGGAAGATTGGTTCGGTTATTTTATGCGTCGCTTGGCAGAGAGGCCGCAGAACGTCAATCTTCTTGTAAAAGATGTTTTTTATACAGAAGATAATAAGATGAAGAAACAACCGCTAATCGCCGGGGCCGCAGCATTAACTTTACTCGTGTGTCTGGGAAAACGGAAAAAGAAAGCGTAG
- the putP gene encoding sodium/proline symporter PutP: MSETTYQIIAIILYFLAMIAIGIYSYRKTSNLDDYMLGGRSLGPVTSALSAGASDMSQWLLMGLPGAIYVSGLAEGWMAIGLATGAWLNWLIVAPRLRTYTEVSNNSITIPSYLDNRFKNNTKVLRIVSGIVILIYFTFYVSSGMVAGGVFFQSAFGVDYHTGLLTVAAVTIVYTFVGGFLAVSFTDVVQGTMMFLALILVPALAIISLGGFGDTITIVQDTNPDILSFFAAASATGIISSLAWGLGYFGQPHIIVRFMALKSAKEASTARRVGIGWMVIALIGAAATAISGFAFFQTNPELTLSDPEAIFIVLGQYLFHPFIAGLLLAAVLAAIMSTVSSQLLVTSSALVEDIFKAILNTDAKDKTYVNLGRIAVLIVSLIALVFAWQQNDTILGLVSFAWAGFGAAFGPVVLLSLFWRKTTGIGALWGMIVGAVVVFAWGYSPLADYLYEIVPGFVLNMLAIILISLKTYKPNKDIEAEFDETVRRLKEQ; the protein is encoded by the coding sequence ATGTCAGAGACAACGTATCAAATTATTGCGATTATTTTATATTTTTTAGCAATGATCGCAATTGGAATTTATTCTTATCGTAAAACATCCAATTTAGATGATTATATGCTGGGCGGGAGAAGTTTAGGTCCAGTTACATCCGCATTGAGTGCAGGTGCGTCAGATATGTCCCAGTGGCTGCTGATGGGGCTTCCCGGCGCTATTTATGTATCCGGTCTTGCTGAAGGCTGGATGGCAATTGGTTTGGCGACAGGCGCCTGGCTGAACTGGCTGATTGTTGCTCCGCGGCTCCGGACGTATACGGAGGTTTCGAATAATTCGATTACGATTCCCAGTTATTTAGATAACCGCTTTAAAAATAACACCAAAGTTTTGCGTATCGTATCCGGCATTGTTATTTTAATTTATTTTACTTTTTATGTTTCTTCCGGAATGGTAGCAGGCGGTGTCTTTTTCCAGAGTGCATTTGGAGTGGATTATCATACTGGTTTGCTTACGGTAGCAGCGGTAACGATTGTATATACCTTTGTAGGCGGTTTTTTAGCTGTTAGTTTTACAGATGTGGTGCAAGGAACCATGATGTTTTTAGCACTTATTTTAGTACCGGCGCTGGCCATTATTTCATTAGGCGGTTTTGGCGATACGATAACCATTGTTCAGGATACGAATCCGGATATTTTAAGCTTTTTTGCCGCAGCTTCAGCCACCGGGATTATCTCCTCTTTAGCCTGGGGATTGGGCTATTTTGGACAGCCGCATATTATCGTTCGTTTTATGGCTCTGAAATCGGCGAAGGAAGCATCCACTGCACGTCGTGTCGGTATCGGCTGGATGGTTATCGCACTAATTGGTGCAGCTGCCACAGCGATTTCCGGATTTGCCTTCTTCCAGACAAATCCGGAGTTGACACTTTCTGATCCGGAAGCAATATTCATTGTTTTAGGGCAATACTTATTTCATCCGTTTATAGCCGGATTATTATTAGCTGCCGTGCTTGCTGCGATTATGAGTACAGTATCTTCGCAGCTTTTAGTCACTTCTTCCGCACTGGTGGAAGATATTTTCAAAGCGATACTTAACACAGATGCGAAAGACAAAACCTACGTGAATTTAGGGAGAATCGCTGTTTTGATTGTTTCCCTGATTGCCTTGGTTTTCGCCTGGCAGCAAAATGATACGATTCTGGGACTTGTATCTTTCGCGTGGGCAGGTTTTGGCGCAGCATTCGGTCCGGTTGTGCTGCTGTCTCTGTTCTGGAGAAAAACAACAGGAATCGGTGCGCTGTGGGGAATGATCGTTGGTGCGGTTGTTGTTTTCGCATGGGGCTATTCTCCACTGGCCGATTATCTGTATGAAATTGTTCCGGGCTTTGTACTAAACATGCTTGCCATCATTCTGATCAGTCTGAAAACGTATAAACCAAACAAAGACATTGAAGCAGAGTTCGATGAAACAGTGAGACGGTTGAAAGAGCAGTAA
- a CDS encoding YwqH-like family protein yields the protein MDSTLQTRDAELMNIQHLLGSNQFHLTEKQDTLRRLEEALKELTATKAALDTMKKAYLQPEFTKETFAGENSKNVNEFRHETLQDSFMHLTNKQMSQRIEDIQRQITACHGEISRIETTISSLESQQTELKVQRKKEIADY from the coding sequence ATGGATTCCACACTGCAAACGAGGGATGCAGAGCTCATGAACATTCAACATCTTCTTGGCTCGAATCAATTCCATTTAACAGAAAAACAGGATACGTTACGCCGTCTGGAAGAGGCTTTAAAGGAATTAACAGCAACCAAAGCGGCATTAGATACGATGAAAAAAGCCTATTTGCAGCCCGAATTTACAAAGGAAACATTTGCAGGGGAAAATAGTAAAAACGTTAACGAATTTCGGCATGAAACCTTACAAGACAGCTTCATGCATTTAACAAACAAGCAAATGAGCCAGCGGATAGAGGATATCCAAAGACAAATTACTGCCTGTCATGGAGAGATTAGCCGCATAGAAACCACGATTTCTTCCTTGGAATCACAGCAAACAGAACTCAAAGTGCAGAGGAAAAAAGAAATCGCTGATTATTAA
- a CDS encoding DUF5344 family protein — MGEIKLVRSQVEEKYQQIASTVSQIDIQESQSVDMIDTQKEIEMAEKMQDIAVQWQKIMESYQRVVNQHLGLSEEALDSLEERERQAAKGIEMLK; from the coding sequence ATGGGAGAGATTAAACTGGTTCGTTCTCAGGTAGAAGAGAAATACCAGCAGATTGCATCCACTGTCAGCCAGATAGACATTCAAGAAAGTCAATCAGTTGATATGATTGATACACAGAAAGAGATAGAGATGGCAGAAAAAATGCAAGATATTGCCGTGCAATGGCAAAAAATAATGGAATCTTATCAGCGTGTTGTTAACCAGCATCTTGGCTTAAGTGAGGAGGCGCTGGACAGCTTAGAAGAAAGAGAGAGGCAGGCAGCAAAAGGAATCGAGATGCTCAAGTAG
- a CDS encoding LXG domain-containing protein, with the protein MKRLKADPIHEAIEQTQTYMETVVHQMQAIQTALQGLEDTQADFKGATASAIRSFFRDVHLPLAVYLEGCARAYQDVLREVQESLDNVDSSNQAVLDESFLQAFQEDLHHVREKIAELTADANDQLRSVMDIVEVSTVSDENFQWGADYLDKKANRLTESIHAFDADAIKQLTSTEEDLKRAENYIQEITTMTSNHQLIPSSYKPNQVNQLDSHHQLLAGLSQKVISKDYFLDYFFSFVHPMNIVQAMAGVHPAFLLYRSVQEVDQEKEVTREYRDVPCSKKTQAAPR; encoded by the coding sequence ATGAAGCGTTTAAAAGCAGACCCGATTCATGAAGCAATTGAACAAACACAAACTTATATGGAAACAGTAGTTCATCAGATGCAAGCGATCCAAACAGCGCTGCAAGGCCTGGAGGATACCCAGGCAGATTTTAAAGGAGCAACAGCCTCAGCAATACGTTCCTTTTTCCGGGACGTCCATCTGCCTTTAGCGGTTTATCTCGAAGGGTGTGCAAGAGCTTACCAAGATGTTTTGAGAGAAGTGCAGGAAAGTCTGGATAACGTGGATTCATCCAATCAAGCTGTGCTGGATGAATCCTTTCTACAAGCATTTCAAGAAGATTTGCATCATGTACGTGAAAAAATAGCAGAATTAACTGCAGATGCTAATGATCAGCTTCGTTCTGTAATGGATATTGTAGAAGTGTCTACTGTATCGGATGAAAATTTTCAGTGGGGAGCCGATTATCTAGATAAAAAGGCAAATAGACTTACCGAAAGTATTCATGCATTTGATGCTGATGCAATAAAACAATTGACTTCTACTGAAGAAGACCTGAAGCGGGCAGAAAATTACATACAAGAAATCACAACAATGACCAGCAATCACCAGTTAATCCCGAGCAGCTATAAGCCCAATCAGGTCAACCAGCTTGACAGTCATCATCAGCTGCTGGCAGGCTTAAGTCAAAAGGTTATTTCCAAGGATTATTTCTTGGACTACTTCTTCTCGTTTGTCCATCCTATGAACATTGTGCAAGCAATGGCTGGTGTTCACCCTGCGTTTTTACTGTACCGCTCTGTGCAAGAGGTTGATCAGGAAAAAGAAGTAACCAGAGAATATCGCGACGTGCCTTGCAGCAAAAAAACACAAGCAGCTCCGAGGTGA
- a CDS encoding CdiA family toxin C-terminal domain-containing protein has translation MSQDEWDREYLTLGNGNIVRSYTTSSGVKQYKYVDEIPEARVEEPEEEEEEGIGAYFDKAVDYAKQGAEIVWDGAEATADFLWLDDARTIANKDASIGDKIWAASSFVPIPGMQFLSKTKRGANLFTSTGSRSGRRADNGGSSNTTAELNNFKINDNAKNHLVNSEGFVRKGGKGVVGGHNIDSFYGELRKQGFNVEDCIINKKSHPSIKGVYEIEYRVPALDRAGKVIPNQYKEVRTPKTVYDPKYISNDDIYKWGIEALENGTVSGREIIGTATNGLEFKGYINNVGEITNFYPVFSK, from the coding sequence ATGAGCCAGGATGAATGGGATCGAGAATATCTGACGCTAGGAAATGGAAATATTGTCCGGTCCTATACGACAAGTTCTGGTGTGAAGCAATACAAGTATGTGGATGAAATTCCTGAAGCCCGTGTGGAAGAGCCAGAGGAGGAAGAAGAAGAGGGGATTGGCGCCTATTTTGATAAAGCAGTGGACTATGCAAAGCAGGGTGCAGAGATAGTTTGGGATGGAGCTGAAGCAACTGCTGACTTTTTGTGGCTGGATGATGCTAGGACAATTGCAAATAAAGATGCTTCTATAGGAGATAAGATTTGGGCGGCATCATCCTTTGTGCCGATACCTGGTATGCAATTTTTATCAAAGACGAAGCGTGGAGCAAATCTTTTTACAAGTACAGGGAGTAGGAGTGGAAGAAGAGCTGATAATGGAGGCAGCAGTAATACAACTGCTGAATTGAATAATTTTAAAATAAATGATAATGCCAAAAATCATTTAGTAAATTCAGAAGGATTTGTCAGAAAAGGTGGAAAAGGAGTAGTGGGAGGACACAACATAGATTCATTTTACGGGGAGCTTCGTAAACAGGGATTCAATGTAGAAGATTGTATCATTAATAAAAAGTCTCATCCGTCTATAAAAGGAGTATATGAGATAGAATATCGTGTTCCTGCTTTAGACAGAGCAGGAAAAGTGATTCCTAATCAATATAAAGAAGTAAGGACTCCTAAAACTGTTTATGATCCAAAATATATATCGAACGATGATATATATAAATGGGGTATAGAGGCGTTAGAGAATGGAACAGTTAGCGGAAGAGAGATTATTGGAACGGCCACTAATGGTTTAGAGTTTAAAGGGTATATAAATAATGTTGGGGAAATTACTAATTTCTATCCAGTATTTTCAAAATAG